In Paenibacillus sp. 1781tsa1, one DNA window encodes the following:
- a CDS encoding MATE family efflux transporter → MNTNWTHPLEGQTVGKAFISYLVPSVLGMLVVAFNFIIDGIMVGHKLGSTAMAGIGIASPVYTLFVAMSLWIGMGGATLYSNAMGRKDKNTAKQIFTKSIMLIMLVTMAIGYTAFTFKDKLVYSLGANAETFPFASDYMNIMLLFGFVFTIENALSVFVRNDGNPNTSMYAQITFAVANIFINYVTLYVLEWGVRGVAIGTIVSASLALLVLFTHFFKKTNNLTFTRFKWNNKLLASLLLIGFPSFLAELGMSVFSVSHNISMDRIAGTNGVASFTVLNYIHGVVLLAFLGLASAAQPLISYYHGANQVTRVQQTIRLATKTALACGLLLLLVVQIGAPYFVQIFGNFSSGVKDNAVYGLRIFTFAYVFMGVNFVMSTYFQSVGNAQMAIWITAAREMIIMIALIAVLPSFFGVTGVWLAVPLSEMLVLATIAVYYRKRSLTDRINALQAE, encoded by the coding sequence ATGAACACGAATTGGACGCATCCATTGGAAGGTCAAACTGTAGGTAAAGCTTTTATAAGTTACCTTGTGCCTTCCGTATTGGGGATGCTGGTAGTTGCTTTTAATTTTATAATCGATGGCATTATGGTTGGACACAAACTGGGCTCTACCGCGATGGCCGGGATCGGCATTGCCTCTCCTGTCTATACGCTTTTTGTTGCCATGTCACTGTGGATTGGCATGGGCGGGGCGACCTTGTACTCTAACGCGATGGGTAGAAAAGATAAAAACACAGCCAAACAAATTTTTACCAAATCCATTATGCTCATTATGCTCGTTACGATGGCTATTGGTTATACTGCATTTACGTTCAAAGACAAACTCGTATACTCCCTCGGTGCTAACGCCGAGACCTTCCCGTTTGCTTCAGACTACATGAATATCATGTTGTTGTTCGGATTTGTCTTTACCATTGAGAATGCACTCTCTGTTTTTGTTCGGAACGACGGGAATCCCAACACATCCATGTACGCTCAGATTACCTTTGCTGTGGCCAATATCTTCATTAATTATGTAACATTGTATGTACTCGAATGGGGTGTACGTGGGGTGGCCATCGGTACCATCGTATCGGCTTCGCTTGCGCTGCTTGTCCTGTTCACTCACTTTTTCAAAAAAACAAATAATCTCACGTTCACCCGGTTCAAATGGAACAATAAACTGCTGGCTTCCCTTCTACTTATTGGTTTCCCCAGCTTTCTGGCTGAACTCGGCATGTCGGTCTTCTCTGTCTCTCACAATATCTCCATGGACCGCATTGCGGGTACGAATGGTGTAGCATCCTTTACCGTGTTGAACTACATTCATGGTGTTGTATTGTTGGCTTTCCTGGGTCTCGCATCCGCTGCCCAACCTCTGATAAGCTATTATCACGGTGCCAATCAGGTTACACGGGTACAACAAACGATACGTTTAGCCACCAAAACGGCTCTGGCATGCGGTTTACTGTTACTGCTTGTTGTTCAAATCGGTGCACCTTATTTCGTGCAAATCTTTGGAAACTTCAGTAGCGGCGTAAAGGATAATGCCGTATACGGATTACGTATATTTACATTTGCCTACGTATTTATGGGTGTTAATTTTGTCATGAGCACCTATTTCCAATCTGTAGGTAATGCCCAAATGGCCATCTGGATTACAGCTGCACGTGAGATGATCATCATGATTGCATTGATTGCAGTCCTCCCTTCCTTCTTTGGTGTAACGGGTGTATGGCTTGCCGTACCGCTGTCCGAAATGCTGGTTCTCGCAACTATAGCCGTGTATTATAGAAAACGATCCCTTACGGATCGAATAAACGCGTTGCAGGCTGAATAA